The Aedes aegypti strain LVP_AGWG chromosome 1, AaegL5.0 Primary Assembly, whole genome shotgun sequence sequence CATTTAGAAGCTCGAATATTAGGGCGCCCGACATATCTACCAGGCCAACGGGAACCATATCCGTCGTCTCCCTTCCTTACGCCAGGCTCGTACGGCACACCCGAAAGTTCAAAATCGAAAAACTATCCCCCAGTTTCCTTACCACATTTGAATGGCCATATTGGCCTTAAATCTACCTCTCTTCCACAAATACCTCAGGACAAGATACCCTCTGATGAGAGAAGTCCAACATTGCCCCCGTCCCCATCATCATCAGGCCTAATGGGCAGTCCATACTCAGACAGAGAACGGGGATATCCACCCAACGGAATGCCATCCGGTATTCCAGAACACTCGCTACACGGCAAATACCCAAGTAGCCATCCAACGCTGCACGAGAAAGAGaacaaactcgaacaaaagcaGCACAATTCTAGTCATCATCAACCACAGCTCTCGAACCAGGGTTCCTTGTCGGGGTCGTCTCTACAGGCCCATCATCCATTCCTTCCGCCATCGCCATCTTCATCGTCCGCGGTTTCGTCCCTATCGTCTTCCAACAGCCAACGTCACCACTCGATGCCCCATCCATCCTCGACTGGCGGCAGCCTGTCTCATCATCCCCATCCCTCTTTAGCAGTAGAGGGCGGGCTTCGTCTCGAACAACTGCCACAGGATAATGAGTTCAAGGTTCCGTCCGGCAAAGAAGGTTCCATGAAGCATCGAATTCTAACGCGACCCGCCAGTGAACGAGATGTGCGACGAAGATCTCCAACAACGAAATCGACTACTATTTTTAGGTGAGTATTCCTGGGCAAGCTTTGCAATCAATACACCTACCATTTCTGATGATAACTATTCGCTTTCATACTCTCTTCACAGGCCATTCGAGAATGGCACGACGACGAATTTTACCAAGGGTGCCCTGATTCAGCTGGCTGATGAATGCAAACGGGTGGAAGATGTGCGAACCGAAGACTTAGTACAAACCGCCGAGAAGTCGGCCGACCTACGGCTGGCGGAATCGACGGCCGTCAAGATTACCCCGCGTAACAACAACGTCATTATCACGTTCAGCTACGACAACAACCGATCCAGGGTAAGTGGAAGTTTCTGTTCTTTTTATTGTAACCGTTGTACTATATTCAGACTGTTTCAGCCTAGCTTCTGGGAGACACTTTCCGTGCTTCAGGTAGAAAATCCAGAGCCTCTGGAAGGGTCTTCTTGGCATTGTAGAAGGAACTTCTCGAGAAGTTCAGAGAGAAGCTTAacgaagcttcccaagcttctgtgagaagcttcccaagcttctgagagaagcttcccatgCTTCTGAGGGAAGCTTCccaaacttctgagagaagcttcatgagcttctaagagaagcttcaTGAgcatctgagagaagcttcttgAGTTTCTGAgggaagcttcctgagcttctgagagaagctttccaagcttctgagagaagctttcaaggaGCTTCAAGAAGAAGCTCCccgagcttctaggagaagctcccCGAGCTCCTAGGAGAAGCTCCCCGTGCTCCTAGGAGAAGCTCCccgagcttctaggagaagatcctcaagcttctaggagaaccTCCCCGAGCTCCTAGGAGAAGCTCCCcgagcttctagaagaagctctccaagcttctaggagaagctccccgagcttctaggagaagctccccgagcttctaggagaagctccccgagcttctaggagaagctccccgagcttctaggagaagctccctgagcttctaggagaagctccccaagcttctaggagaagctccccaagcttctaggagaagctcccCAAGCTACTAAGAGAAGCTCCccgagcttctaggagaagctcccCGAGCTACTAGGAGAAGCTTCtcgagcttctaggagaagattCCCGATTTTCTAGGAAAAGCTTCTGGAACTTCTAGTACGAACTTTccgagcttctaggagaagcttctcaagcttctaggagaattACCCCAAGTGTTTGAGGGAAGCTTCTCGAGCCTCATAAAGAAGCTTTATCAAGGCTCTGACTGAAACTATCCGAGTTTCGAGTGTTTGGGAGAAGCTTCTAATGTCAATTTATGGCGAAAACTTGTTCGGAAACTAAGTATTTCCACTGAATGCACCACTTGCTGCCGAACCACGCAGAAAcagtgaaaatttgattttgtggTAGTGCTGCGCGTGCCAGCTATTAGTAAcacttgagtttttttttccttacatCGTACACAACTTGACTCGGAATCTCTCATGAACAGCTTAGATCCTTATTCAAATTACCCAATCAACCCATCGTACTATTAGCAGCATGAGTGAGTCATAGGTTGTGTTTTACAAGCATGATTGAATTAAATAATCATTGCACTTCAAGAGGTCCTGCAAACTGTAAAAGTGGTCTAGTTTGCGAATTTGTTTACAGGAGAATGCATTTTCATCTCGACTGTGGGTATGAGTGAAAGAAGGGCGGGTGTCTTCGGCCTTAGTAGAAGATCAAAGGAAATCAGCCACAATTGGAGAGCCGAGTAAATCGAGCGTCAAGTATAATCGGTTAACGGTTATCAGGGCACCTGTGACTCGGAAGTCATTCTCCATCGGAATCGCAGGTCTGACCTCGGTTCCTAAACGGCTGGAAATAAGCTCCTACCGGTATGTCGTTCAAGAAGCTTTCCTCCGGAATAAGCTAAGTCCGCCTCCGAAGACTAGTGCTAGTAGATCACGAAATAGCTCCGCCAAATATACGTTGAGGCGGCTTTGATTCACCAAAGCTCCAGCGAActggaaaaaatcccagaagCAAACCCAGAAGCCCCAAGAATATAACGTCTCATCGTAAAGGCGTGTCTTAAAGTATTGTTCAAATATTCTTGAAACCACGTTAGGAGGAAAACGACTTCCAAAGAATGAAGCTTTCGATTGTTTTGTTAGAGGCACCTCTCACCTATAGattattttgattataaattatttccaTTTATTCCCTTTCATCCATTCACAGACCGACATCGAAGCCACGATCGAGCATCCTTTTTTCGTGTACGGACAAGGCTGGGCCTCCTGTTGTCCGGAGAAATCTCTGCACCATTTTGGTCTCAAGTGCCAAAAGTTGCAAGTCGGTGACATTTGTCTCTCTTTGATTCCACGTGAAAAACCAAAAACGAGCCATTCCTCCTCTAGTTCGTCTACATCGTACCTGGCTCCCCATTCGGCGGCAGCACCCGGTAGCGGTGGTCAGTATCTGCCTCCATCCCAGCAGCTACACCATCACGACATCAACGGTAACCAGACGGCTTTACACCACCAGCCACACTATCACCCCCAACAGCATACTCAATCGATGGATCACTCGCCGCGATCCAATCGGGATCGAGGTGAAATCAGTGGCCTACAGCCACCGCAGCAGCAGTTGCAGTATCTACCTCAGAATCTTTCACGCAAAGCGTCATCCTTCCATTCGTCAACGATTCCTACTACAGCCACTACAACGGCTGTTTCCTCTCGACCTTCTGGCACGCTACCATACAGCAGCTTCCCGTCGGTGCCAGTATTTTCCATGCCCTTTTCGGCGGCTAATTTAAGTAAATCCCACGATCCTTCCCACTATTCGCCAAAAACATCTCCCGACCATTTGACCGTCGCCAACCGATCGGCAACCAATTCTCAAGGATCGCTCGACTCGACCGATCAACCCGTTGCGATGGTCGTGGACAAAACTACGCATTCCTCGTCCTCATCCACATCTTCGACTTCCTCGGGCATCAGCAGTGGAGGAGCGTCGTACAATTCTTCATCGTCAACCACAAGCACCAACAATGTTGGGGCGAAGTCTGGCAACACGGCCACTACAGTAACCGAGagcggcagcagcagcagcgctAACATGGACGACGATGATGGCGTCATTGATGCGTCAGTTTCGCGCAAGCGCCGATGGTCTGCACCGGACGTGTGCGACGACTCGGATGCTAGCCAGGGCCAAAAGACGGAGAGTCCGGAAGGGCAGCCTCCACCGGCCAAGGTGTCCCAGCCAATGACCTAGGTTAGTTGGTATCTTATTGTTAGGTGTAGCTTCGAACGCTAGTGTGCACGCGGTCACGCGTATTTGTCGGTGGTTATGTGCAAGATCTTTTACGGGTTGTACTGATGAGGGAGGAACCGTTGGAACTTTTCTGATTCGTCTCAACTCAATTATTGGAGGTTGGGAAATTTTGCTCCTAAATTTGTTCGGTGGTGTTTCTCGTTGAAGCAGTACaacttgtaaatattttttgtatagaTATTGGTGATTTTGATAAAGAAAATTAGATTCGGAGAGTATATTCGACTTATACATATATGAAAAAACCTAAACGCTCATTTGTAATATGGATGATAGATGTTTTCTAAAAACAAACAATAAGGTGCACGGTTacgataaatatttgaaaaatacaattgtataaaataaattaCGATAATTCTAAGGTGTTTGCTCCTAAATCCACAATAAAACTCCCTTAAAATCTTTAACAGTACCTCTAAAAAACAGACTGGTACATTGGTTTACATgacacattatttttttatcgtaAATGTGTTCGATTAATGGCAtgtgataaaaattaaaataattatgtgttattttggaaacaaaaaaagatTTGCTACATTACCAAATAGATCTGCACGTTGAAAAAGAAATTATATTCAatccaatattttttcaaaatggtacacgcagcgaactgcactatcgaaattcataaattttgccttattaaaggtggaacgattattgcaataagccattttacgagacagttggttgacgttttctggcgggccgctcattgttattgttttaaaaactagcatgatatgtGAAAAGCTCTGGTAACGTTTTTGTTGGTGATGACATTTTCGCCTCATTCTGGCTATTTTTCTACGCGGATACATGTCTGATGTAAccagtaaataaaataaattcttccCTGCCTGCTATTTTAATTTTACTGGGGAAGATTGAAAATCTCGTTGCACGCCATTAATGAATGAGCTCCTCCCAAATGTGGcactagaagaaacgtaaataaatgggcccgccagcaagtttcaaagctggtaaacaaacaaaaatcatatgattcgaaacgtctcataaaatggcttatgcgagcgctttatgtatcgttctaGCTTCACACTatatcaaggcgtcgataggcgagTGATATACGCACGggtctatcgatcgcaaggttcttggctcgattccaggttgccgcgttaacttttttttttaaattttggtttcataaggcaaatttatgaacacagccaattcagattaccgaccccagtaaaattttactgggatttggaactacggtttttccagtaatttttacgattaccgaataaacccagtaaaccaaaataagttttgattgatgaaaaagagtaaaattgtagagcttttttactggctttccagtttcccatgcttcaTGCTATGATTCTCCGGATactgtttttttcagaaatcaatacaaattaaaccCCAATCGACATGGACATCGACATGCATTCTTCGTGAGAATAAACATCTACagtatgctcatatctcagtggaaataatcgaaaaatgtgtgacagaATCATTATTTGCTTGGTTTacatacaagaggcaaactgaatgatgcagatgaatttacctcttgtatggaatcaaccgaatttaccaacgtaagcagttaaatcgtgctgagccttttaggttgtttaaaattattgaatttctcatttaaatttcgactacttaccaagagaaagcgcaaaataggtgcaggaaaagtttggttGCCAAAGTCGTGTCTCCCGGCACCGGACGattttacagcaggagattctcatttaacattttcccgcatgcgcatcagtatgttttgatttgattttgacgacaagtctGTGACAAACAACAACTACTGAacggtaattgtttttttttgcaatttctcatcgtaataggctgttttccatcacgccaatctgtcatgaaacggcctactttcctgcactgaagtatgcagtgcgggaatagtcattacgcaactgaaaccagtgcttagtgctttctcattacgcaactgttttgagttgcgtaaataatgaatcattacaaaaccatttttcagaaattgtaaaacgatggtgaatgcattccgatattatttctgataccctcaagtggtcttctacgaaattgcaaaaaatgttgtacgtaactcgttgcagaactcggcaagcctcgtaggataaatttacgactcgtgctgtaaaaatcatcattctgcaacttgttccgtaaactactattactgacttttcggcctgttcggtaatgttgcaaaatgGGGTCTgatagctaccgtagttcagtaagaagtaaaaattattactgaacgtcagattgaaaacttctgacgttcagtaataatttaaaagctgaaagttcggtattttttatgatttacaattcgtacccagtattaaaaattaccgaacaagcaaatcgtgattgagcgTGAATTTCatcccgattccttgtggcgaattttcataaggggttcttaTGTATTTCGACAGTCTATTTGCCTGAGTCTACGACATTTCAACCTTGACGTTTATTTCATTGGTAAAAATCCACTAGTTTATTTTGACCAAAAAATGttcccattgcacggtgacgtcaccAAAAAACGTTCTCTTTCTCCTATGGGACATTTTAAAACAACGGCACCGTTGTTTCAGGTTTTGTTGCAGAACAAAAGAGAAAGAATTTCGCTGTGAAGTGGagtatagtccattttacgagccGTTTCGGATCAGCTGATTGCCCATTTTAAAAATGACAGGtgctggcaccattgttttcaagttttgttgaaaagCGAAAGAGAGAAAAGAAAAGCCTAATACCTGACATTTCAAAAagtacacggaaaacaaaatccacTTAAAACTTGCGGTCAAATCTTGCAGTGTATTAAACCTCTAAAAACAGATGAAATTGTGTTTTGAACTTAAATCAATACATACTAATTTCAAATTCAAGTCAAGATAAGGTTCTATGAACCTATTCAACCATTCTAAACGTGACTACGAATACGTTGTGTTGATGAAGTTGTCTTATACATTAGCATGCAGAAATTCTTTATTTATTCTCcatacatgtttttgaagctaaAACAGCACAAATTCTAGTctaaatttgcataaaattgatACAAATTACAGTCAAGTTGTTGTAGGTAACTCATACTTTTTTCCAATTAGACCTGACAGACTACCTCCTTTAGAAACTTTCTGTAAgctttaatttcaaaatcttaGAATATTATCATCGTCATCACCATCGTTCATATAGAGTGCCTTTAAAGAAGAGTGACGTCATGCTCCAATTTTGACAGATCTCCTGCTCATTTGGAACgtggatttgtatggaaatgacagttcgcgGCTGTTTCAAGTGGcctgtttaggggtatccagttTCTTACATATCCTGAATCTACGTTAGAAAATCTACTAGaatccaaaaattcaaatttttccgtgacCTGGAACTCAATTTGAAACACGTTTGAAATTATGTAAtaaaaatgtcattgagtcgacgggttgaaatattttttaataatttataatatcaaaattaagatattgaagtTCAATAAAATCATGTTATAGtcagaaaaatgtgctctttcgatcaagctacaaaaaattgaaaaattttcatcacAAAACAACCCAATAGGGTGCTAAAGCCCAGTCCCAATATTAGTACCAAacacttaagtttaggccagaaacacatgtatACGAAATTTCCAAACGGTTTTCGTTGGTTCAagtccaaaaaaaattttttttatgctTTTTGAGATtctgtcacaccccttggtttaaactcaaattttgggtatattttg is a genomic window containing:
- the LOC5580105 gene encoding ataxin-1; translated protein: MLSAVENLGSGRVYPHPFPGTAAPSLLGQLPLAAAGLPLLGPNMVDMSVAEFARPHPKQQRYNEAPRNGLLPSSRPKYSEVSPQSPQSGPVNLAVSPNLPNPHSNQTLGATKLSHLGHDFHERTLQAHAQARAHAQQQHQHQQQLQQQQQQLQQQQQRHQEQQKEAAAVAAAAAAADIGKLYSPTNPRLSFFPGPMDTSSYPGLNYNLYPFGYSAAHLEARILGRPTYLPGQREPYPSSPFLTPGSYGTPESSKSKNYPPVSLPHLNGHIGLKSTSLPQIPQDKIPSDERSPTLPPSPSSSGLMGSPYSDRERGYPPNGMPSGIPEHSLHGKYPSSHPTLHEKENKLEQKQHNSSHHQPQLSNQGSLSGSSLQAHHPFLPPSPSSSSAVSSLSSSNSQRHHSMPHPSSTGGSLSHHPHPSLAVEGGLRLEQLPQDNEFKVPSGKEGSMKHRILTRPASERDVRRRSPTTKSTTIFRPFENGTTTNFTKGALIQLADECKRVEDVRTEDLVQTAEKSADLRLAESTAVKITPRNNNVIITFSYDNNRSRTDIEATIEHPFFVYGQGWASCCPEKSLHHFGLKCQKLQVGDICLSLIPREKPKTSHSSSSSSTSYLAPHSAAAPGSGGQYLPPSQQLHHHDINGNQTALHHQPHYHPQQHTQSMDHSPRSNRDRGEISGLQPPQQQLQYLPQNLSRKASSFHSSTIPTTATTTAVSSRPSGTLPYSSFPSVPVFSMPFSAANLSKSHDPSHYSPKTSPDHLTVANRSATNSQGSLDSTDQPVAMVVDKTTHSSSSSTSSTSSGISSGGASYNSSSSTTSTNNVGAKSGNTATTVTESGSSSSANMDDDDGVIDASVSRKRRWSAPDVCDDSDASQGQKTESPEGQPPPAKVSQPMT